The [Pantoea] beijingensis genomic sequence GCTGCAAAACGGTATTTTACCCATAAGTAAATGTTAAATACCTTGCTATTGAACGGTAATACGCAAACTTCTTCATATATTGGTCTGCTTTTATATTTTTTTAGCGTGATTGCTCCTTTCCAACCCGGACAGACTATGTCCTGCTCCAGGGCTCTGGTATGATGAGATGCAGTATAGCAGCCACTCTGTGTTGACGGGGCGGGCAGCGTTATTGCCTCTCCAAATAACGGAGAGTTGTTGACGAAGCGGGATGGCCCAGTAGCCGTAACGTCAGGGAAGCTGGGTAAAACAAAAGTCACGAGAAAAAAGCTATGGTGATCAAGGCGCAGAGCCCTGCGGGTTTCGCTGAAGAGTATATTATTGAAAGTATTTGGAATAGCCGTTTTCCGCCAGGTTCTATTTTACCCGCTGAACGCGAGCTTTCTGAATTAATCGGTGTGACGCGTACCACGTTACGTGAGGTGTTACAGAGACTGGCGCGTGACGGCTGGTTAACCATTCAGCATGGCAAACCTACCCGGGTTAATAATTTCTGGGAAACCTCCGGGCTGAATATCCTCGAGACGCTTGCACGGCTGGATCACGATAGTGTTCCGCAACTTATTGATAATTTGCTGTCGGTTCGTACGAATATCTCCTCGATTTTTATTCGTCGGGCTATTCGTCATTATCCACAGCAGGTACAGGAAGTGCTGGCAACCGCACGCGATGCTGACGATCGTGCTGATGCTTACACCGATCTGGATTACAGTATCTTCCGTGGGCTGGCGTTCGCTTCCGGTAACCCCATTTATGGCTTGATCCTCAACGGGCTGAAAGGGCTTTATACTCGAGTTGGCCGTTATTATTTCTCCAATCCTGAGGCGCGAAAGCTGGCGCAAGATTTTTATCAGCAGCTTTCCGTTATTTGTGAAAAGCAGCAGATTGAGCTAATTGTAGAAGCTGTTAGGGCTTATGGACGCCGTAGCGGTGAAATCTGGCACAGTATGCAAAACGCCATGCCAGCAGATTTAGCACACCAGCGACGCTAGACGTCGGGCATGAACGAGGTCGGGCCGGGTACAGATTAGCTACCCGGCCTTTTTATTGCCATTTATAGTACGGATGGGCGGGGCGGACAGCGCTCAAGAATCTCTGTACTTCCATCTTCATTTTGCTGTTCAAGATGGATATCGAATCCCCACAGTCGATGGACGTGTTTCAGGACTTCCTTGCGGCTCTTATCGAGCGGGGCGCGATCGTGTGGAACGTAGCGTAGCGTAAGGGAACGGTCGCCGCGTAAGTCGACATTGTAAACCTGAATGTTAGGTTCCAGGTTGCTCAGATTGTACTGTGCTGAGAGCTGTTGGCGAATGGCGCGGTAACCTGCTTCATCGTGTATCGCGGCTATCTCAAGGTAGTTGTTGCGATCGTCATCCAGTACGGTAAACAAACGGAAATCGCGCATGACTTTCGGTGACAGGAACTGACTGATAAAGCTCTCATCTTTGAATTCGCGCATGGCAAAATGCACGGTTTCCAGCCAGTCTTTGCCAGCAATATCAGGAAACCAGTAACGATCTTCTTCCGTGGGGGACTGACAAATCCGCTTAATATCCTGGAACATAGCAAAGCCTAATGCATAGGGGTTAATACCGTTATACCACTGACTATTATAGGGCGGTTGATAAACCACGTTAGTGTGACTGTGCAAGAACTCCAGCATAAAGCGTTCCGATACTTTGCCCTCATCATACAGATGATTGAGGATGGTATAATGCCAGAAGGTCGCCCAGCCCTCGTTCATTACCTGTGTCTGTTTCTGCGGATAAAAATACTGGCTAACTTTACGCACAATGCGAAGAACTTCACGCTGCCACGGTTCCAGCAGCGGCGCGTTTTTTTCCATAAAGTAGAGTAAATTTTCCTGCGGTTCCGAAGGATAGCGCACGACTTCGGCCTGTACTTCCTCTTTTTCACGACGGGGTAACGTGCGCCAAAGCGTGTTGACCTGGCTCTGCAGGTACTCCTCACGGCTTTGCTGACGAGCCTTCTCTTCCTGAAGCGATATCTTTTGCGGGCGTTTGTAGCGATCCACCCCGTAGTTCATCAATGCATGACAGGAGTCCAGTAACCGCTCAACGACTTCGACACCATAGCGTTCTTCACATTGTGTAATATAGTTTCGAGCAAATAACAGGTAATCCACAATCGAGCTGGCGTCAGTCCAGCTGCGAAACAGATAGTTATTTTTAAAAAAAGAGTTATGGCCATAGCAGGCATGAGCCATCACCAGTGCCTGCATTGTAATGGTGTTTTCTTCCATCAAATAAGCAATACAGGGGTTAGAATTGATGACAATTTCATAGGCAAGCCCTTGCTGACCGTGCTTATAGCGTTGTTCCGTCTCGATAAACTTCTTACCAAAGGACCAGTGTGCATAGTTGATGGGCATCCCGACGCTGGAATAGGCATCCATCATCTGTTCGGAGGTAATCACTTCGATTTGGTGCGGATAAGTATCGAGCCTATAGTGTTTTGCTACGCGGTCGATCTCTTCAAGATAAACATCAAGAAGGTCGAAGGTCCAGTCTGGCCCGTCACTGAGTCGTTTACTGTCCCTGATGTGATCGTCAAAAATTGTCGTCATAGCGCACCCCTCTTATGTGGGCCCGGTTGCACATAGCACATAAGCGCCAGATCCGGGACCATTACATTTTGAGACTTCCATGCGGTGTTTTACCAGGGAAGTTCGAAAAACTGAGTGAATACTTCAATGATAGTTCACTGTCTCCCATACGAAACAGGAAAACAAATGAAAATTTCCAACCGAAAATAGAGTGTTAAACAAAAAAACAGTAAAAATAAGCATAATATGCCGTGAAGTAACTTATTCTTGGTTCAAGTGTTTGTTTTTTTGCTGAATGATTAGCGGTTTTTTTTCTGCTGTCAGAAGAAAAATAAGCGAATATTGTTATTTTTTATCATCAAAAAGCCATTTTTAATAAAATAAGCTACTGTATCTCGTCACTCACCTTGTTTTTTATTACCTGTAAGGTAAAAAAGATGTGAAATGTATCACCGCCAGATGATGATACTTGCAGTAGTATCATCCACCGATTTTGCGCGGATAAAGCAGTATATTGTTCTATGCTAATTTTATTGAGCATGCCGCATTTATTGATGATGCTCGGGTACCTGCGATTCTGAGCATTGTCCGTGCAAGGGACTCATAAAATGACTGGGTGAGCTCGCCTCACGTAAGTGATTTTTCCTCTATTATGAACCGCCATGGAGTGTGTATGCGTGTTGTGATTCTGGGAAGTGGAGTTGTTGGCGTTACAAGCGCCTGGTACCTGTCACAAGCAGGCCATGACGTGACGGTGATAGATCGCCAGTCTGGACCAGCACTTGAGACAAGCGCCGGTAATGCCGGTCAAATATCCCCTGGCTACGCCGCGCCTTGGGCCGCGCCTGGGGTTCCACTAAAAGCGATCAAATGGATGTTTCAGCGCCACGCCCCGCTTGCTATCCGCCTTGACGGTAGTCGTTTCCAACTGGAATGGATGTGGCAGATGCTCCGCAATTGTGACATGCAGCATTACCAGCAGAATAAAAGTCGCATGGTGCGTATTGCGGAATATAGCCGTGATTGTCTGAAAGCTTTACGTGAGCAAACAGGCATTGCTTATGAAGGGCGGCAGGGCGGTACGTTGCAGCTATTTCGTACTGAACAACAGTACCAAAGCGCCGCCAAAGATATTGCGGTGCTGGAAGAAGCGGGTGTGCCATATCAGCTGCTGGAGGCGAATCAGCTTGCGCAGGTGGAACCTGCACTGTCAAAAACGCATCAAAAATTGAGCGGTGGTTTACGCCTGCCTAATGATGAAACCGGCGATTGTCAGCTTTTTACCCAGCGACTGGCAGAGATGGCGGCAGCCGAGGGCGTGACGTTCCGCTACAACATGTCGGTGGATCACCTTCTACGCGATGGCAATCATATCTATGGCGTCAAATGTGGCGAAGAAGTCATAAAGGCGGATAGCTATGTGGTGGCATTGGGATCTTTTTCGACTGCACTGCTGCATAATATTTTATCTATCCCGGTTTATCCATTAAAGGGCTATTCGCTGACGATTCCGATAAAAGATGAGTCGGCGGCTCCGGTCTCGACCGTTCTTGATGAAACTTACAAAGTTGCGATTACCCGTTTTGATAAACGTATTCGCGTCGGGGGCATGGCTGAGATTGTCGGTTTCAATGATAAGCTGCTGCCTGCCCGCAGGGAAACGCTGGAAATGGTGGTCCGCGATCTTTATCCCAGTGGTGGACATATTGAGCAGGCAACCTTCTGGAGTGGACTGCGCCCGATGACGCCTGATGGTACCCCTATCGTAGGCAGAACCCCGCTGAATAATCTTTTTTTGAATACCGGGCATGGAACACTCGGCTGGACAATGTCCTGCGGTTCAGGGCTGCTACTTTCTGATATCATTTCCGGTAAACGTCCGGATATTGCGGCAGACGACCTGTCGGTGCTGCGCTATTTACCAGGGTTCTCACCGGCCACGTCCCCTCTGTTACAGCGTGTTAACACCAGCAGGTAACACATTCAGGAACGATCCGATTTATCGGTTTGGTACACCTGTGTCGGGTACGGCATAAGTTGCAGGCTCTGCTTAGGCGGAGCGGTGGGCATATAACGCGTTACGGTTATTGAAGGAGAGGTTATGTCACGTCCGATTGTCGCAACCATCAATACGGCGGCGTTGCGACAAAACCTGGCGATCGCACGCCAGGCTGCGCCAAATTCACGCGTATGGTCTGTGGTAAAGGCTAATGCATATGGGCATGGTCTTGATCGTGTCTGGTCAAGTTTGTCCGATACAGATGGTTTTGCATTACTTAACCTCGAAGAAGCCATCTTGCTGCGTGAGCGTGGCTGGAAGAAGCCGATTTTATTGCTTGAGGGTTTTTTCCATGCGGATGAGCTGGAAATCCTCGATCGCTACCGTCTCACTACCAGCGTACATAGCAACTGGCAAATTAAGGCGCTTGCGGAGGCCGAGCTTACCGCGCCTCTGGATATTTATGTCAAGATGAATAGTGGCATGAATCGTCTTGGGTTTCAGCCAGAACAAATCGGTAATGTTTGGCATAAGTTGCGTGC encodes the following:
- the fadR gene encoding fatty acid metabolism transcriptional regulator FadR, whose product is MVIKAQSPAGFAEEYIIESIWNSRFPPGSILPAERELSELIGVTRTTLREVLQRLARDGWLTIQHGKPTRVNNFWETSGLNILETLARLDHDSVPQLIDNLLSVRTNISSIFIRRAIRHYPQQVQEVLATARDADDRADAYTDLDYSIFRGLAFASGNPIYGLILNGLKGLYTRVGRYYFSNPEARKLAQDFYQQLSVICEKQQIELIVEAVRAYGRRSGEIWHSMQNAMPADLAHQRR
- a CDS encoding SpoVR family protein is translated as MTTIFDDHIRDSKRLSDGPDWTFDLLDVYLEEIDRVAKHYRLDTYPHQIEVITSEQMMDAYSSVGMPINYAHWSFGKKFIETEQRYKHGQQGLAYEIVINSNPCIAYLMEENTITMQALVMAHACYGHNSFFKNNYLFRSWTDASSIVDYLLFARNYITQCEERYGVEVVERLLDSCHALMNYGVDRYKRPQKISLQEEKARQQSREEYLQSQVNTLWRTLPRREKEEVQAEVVRYPSEPQENLLYFMEKNAPLLEPWQREVLRIVRKVSQYFYPQKQTQVMNEGWATFWHYTILNHLYDEGKVSERFMLEFLHSHTNVVYQPPYNSQWYNGINPYALGFAMFQDIKRICQSPTEEDRYWFPDIAGKDWLETVHFAMREFKDESFISQFLSPKVMRDFRLFTVLDDDRNNYLEIAAIHDEAGYRAIRQQLSAQYNLSNLEPNIQVYNVDLRGDRSLTLRYVPHDRAPLDKSRKEVLKHVHRLWGFDIHLEQQNEDGSTEILERCPPRPSVL
- a CDS encoding D-amino acid dehydrogenase codes for the protein MRVVILGSGVVGVTSAWYLSQAGHDVTVIDRQSGPALETSAGNAGQISPGYAAPWAAPGVPLKAIKWMFQRHAPLAIRLDGSRFQLEWMWQMLRNCDMQHYQQNKSRMVRIAEYSRDCLKALREQTGIAYEGRQGGTLQLFRTEQQYQSAAKDIAVLEEAGVPYQLLEANQLAQVEPALSKTHQKLSGGLRLPNDETGDCQLFTQRLAEMAAAEGVTFRYNMSVDHLLRDGNHIYGVKCGEEVIKADSYVVALGSFSTALLHNILSIPVYPLKGYSLTIPIKDESAAPVSTVLDETYKVAITRFDKRIRVGGMAEIVGFNDKLLPARRETLEMVVRDLYPSGGHIEQATFWSGLRPMTPDGTPIVGRTPLNNLFLNTGHGTLGWTMSCGSGLLLSDIISGKRPDIAADDLSVLRYLPGFSPATSPLLQRVNTSR